In the genome of Macellibacteroides fermentans, one region contains:
- a CDS encoding SusC/RagA family TonB-linked outer membrane protein, producing MRNLLVIVFLWCTAFSVFAQDIQIKGVVVSGGDNLPLPGVNVVVKGTSIGTITDLDGQFSFAVPAKSMLSITYIGYKPLEVAADGSKLMNITLQEDTETLDEVVVVGYGVQKKSVVTAAISRVTAEDLNNTTPSRIEDALKGKVSGVQITQSSGQPGADSKVRIRGVGTVNNSEPLYIVDGMPVDGGINYLNPTDIQSVEILKDAASAAIYGARAANGVILVTTKSGVSGKTNITYDFTYGLQNPWKKRSVLNATEYMTLMNEVAVNDGNAPKYLPEQIASAGKGTDWQDETFNYDAPVQSHQVSVNGGSDKIVYFLSLGYFDQEGIVGGNYGKSNYNRWSLRTNSTYNVFETKDRSFLNKMRVGVNISYARAKSSGIETNSEYGSILGSALAFDPTVPVYATNPESVLASYPHAVKDKDGKVYTIPAGGFQEIANPVGMLNAPTSSTLNEDKFVASFWGELDLYEGLKFKSSYGADLAFWGNDGYTFPYFLATQGKNITQSSVFSNMHRGFTWQVENTLTYTKTFDDKHNLTVLLGQSAKEYTLRELYGDDFDLLETNPDKANINSAIADRDEERVAGGTGGFSNQTLASYFGRIDYNFDERYMIQATVRRDGSSNFGPNHKWAVFPSVSLGWNVTNEAFMDSRPDWFSNLKLRASWGKNGNERIGQFRYTSLMDGGQNYYFGSGDHATMQYGSSPSKIANPDVKWEESEQLDLGFESRFFNNSLTFGFDYFKKNTNGMLMDQPIPAYVGKGAPIANAGDMQNWGLEFESTYKLKINDFSFNVGANASYLNNKLIKLGNASGEAIYADAGASGVGSYVKGRNGEVYPYFYGYKTGGILQNQQQADEYNSKYGEKAQPGDVIFLDIAGEKSNTPDGKITDADKTKIGKGMPDWTFGLSLGADWKGFDLNLFFQGTAGNDVFDFSQRGDIQAMNRPSWMLDRWIGEGTSNKIPRMTAVNPNRNWRSSDLYIKDGSYVRLKTIQLGYSLPTSLLEKASLQRLRLFVTAENLFTFTSYDGFDPEIAAGDYFNIGVDKGIYPQSRTISVGANLTF from the coding sequence ATGAGAAATTTATTAGTCATTGTGTTTCTATGGTGCACTGCCTTTTCTGTGTTCGCCCAAGATATACAGATTAAAGGAGTAGTGGTGTCGGGAGGGGATAATTTACCGCTTCCAGGAGTAAATGTAGTAGTTAAAGGTACCTCTATAGGTACGATCACTGACCTGGATGGTCAGTTCTCCTTTGCCGTTCCGGCAAAAAGTATGCTTTCCATAACCTATATCGGTTATAAACCTTTAGAGGTTGCAGCCGATGGATCCAAACTTATGAATATCACCCTTCAGGAAGATACAGAAACCCTTGATGAGGTGGTTGTAGTTGGTTATGGTGTGCAGAAGAAGAGTGTGGTTACGGCAGCAATCAGCCGTGTGACTGCCGAAGATCTGAATAATACAACCCCTTCTCGCATTGAAGATGCCTTGAAAGGAAAGGTATCCGGTGTGCAGATCACCCAAAGCTCGGGTCAGCCGGGAGCCGATTCGAAGGTGCGTATCCGTGGTGTAGGTACGGTAAACAACAGTGAACCTCTTTACATTGTGGATGGTATGCCGGTTGACGGAGGTATCAACTACCTGAATCCTACAGATATCCAGTCTGTGGAAATATTGAAGGATGCTGCATCGGCAGCCATTTACGGTGCACGTGCAGCCAACGGGGTTATTCTGGTAACCACCAAGTCGGGTGTATCCGGAAAGACAAATATTACGTACGACTTTACCTATGGATTGCAGAATCCATGGAAGAAAAGATCTGTTCTGAATGCAACCGAGTACATGACGCTGATGAATGAAGTGGCGGTAAATGATGGCAATGCGCCTAAATACCTGCCCGAACAAATCGCATCAGCAGGAAAAGGTACAGATTGGCAGGATGAAACATTTAATTACGACGCACCGGTGCAGAGTCACCAGGTAAGCGTTAACGGCGGATCAGACAAGATTGTTTATTTTCTATCACTAGGTTATTTTGATCAGGAAGGTATTGTGGGTGGTAATTATGGAAAGTCCAACTACAACCGCTGGTCATTAAGAACCAACAGCACATACAACGTATTTGAGACTAAAGATCGTTCCTTCCTGAATAAAATGAGGGTTGGAGTGAATATCAGCTATGCAAGAGCTAAATCATCGGGTATCGAGACCAACTCTGAATATGGATCAATACTTGGTAGTGCATTGGCTTTCGACCCAACAGTACCTGTATATGCAACCAATCCCGAATCGGTGCTGGCTTCTTATCCACATGCTGTTAAAGATAAAGACGGAAAGGTCTACACCATTCCTGCCGGAGGCTTCCAGGAAATCGCCAATCCGGTCGGGATGCTTAATGCACCTACTTCCTCCACATTGAATGAAGACAAGTTTGTTGCCAGCTTCTGGGGCGAACTGGATCTTTATGAAGGTTTGAAGTTCAAATCAAGCTACGGCGCCGACCTGGCTTTCTGGGGTAACGACGGCTATACATTCCCTTACTTCCTGGCTACGCAGGGTAAGAATATCACCCAGAGCTCTGTATTCTCAAACATGCACCGTGGTTTTACCTGGCAGGTTGAAAATACACTTACCTATACCAAAACATTCGACGACAAGCACAACCTGACCGTTTTGTTGGGTCAGTCGGCCAAGGAATACACCCTGCGTGAATTGTATGGCGACGATTTTGACCTGCTGGAAACCAATCCCGACAAGGCTAATATCAATTCGGCCATTGCAGATCGTGATGAAGAGCGCGTGGCAGGTGGAACAGGAGGATTCTCCAACCAGACGCTGGCATCTTATTTCGGTCGTATCGACTACAACTTCGACGAACGTTATATGATTCAGGCTACAGTACGTCGTGATGGTTCGTCCAATTTCGGACCCAATCATAAATGGGCTGTTTTCCCTTCAGTATCTTTAGGATGGAACGTTACAAACGAGGCCTTTATGGATAGCCGTCCCGATTGGTTCAGCAACCTGAAGCTTCGTGCCAGCTGGGGTAAGAACGGTAACGAGCGTATCGGTCAGTTCCGTTATACCAGTTTGATGGACGGCGGACAGAATTATTACTTCGGTTCGGGCGATCATGCAACGATGCAATACGGTAGCAGTCCCTCTAAAATTGCCAATCCGGATGTTAAATGGGAAGAGTCTGAACAGCTTGACTTAGGTTTTGAATCTCGCTTCTTTAATAATTCGCTTACTTTCGGCTTCGACTATTTCAAGAAGAATACCAACGGTATGTTGATGGATCAACCTATTCCTGCCTATGTAGGAAAGGGTGCTCCTATTGCCAATGCGGGTGATATGCAGAACTGGGGTCTCGAATTTGAATCAACATACAAACTTAAGATCAACGATTTCTCGTTCAACGTAGGAGCCAATGCATCTTACCTTAACAATAAGCTCATCAAACTGGGTAATGCATCGGGCGAAGCTATCTATGCTGATGCCGGAGCATCGGGTGTGGGAAGTTATGTAAAAGGTAGAAACGGTGAAGTATACCCCTACTTCTATGGTTACAAAACCGGCGGAATTCTGCAGAACCAGCAACAGGCCGACGAGTATAACAGCAAATATGGCGAAAAGGCACAGCCGGGAGATGTTATCTTCCTGGATATAGCCGGCGAGAAATCCAACACGCCTGATGGTAAGATTACAGATGCCGATAAGACTAAGATTGGTAAGGGAATGCCCGATTGGACCTTCGGTCTGAGCCTGGGTGCCGATTGGAAAGGATTCGATTTGAATCTGTTCTTCCAGGGAACAGCCGGTAATGATGTCTTCGATTTCTCACAACGTGGAGATATCCAGGCAATGAACCGTCCGTCCTGGATGCTTGACCGCTGGATCGGTGAAGGAACATCCAATAAGATTCCGCGTATGACCGCTGTCAATCCTAACCGTAACTGGCGTTCGTCCGACCTATACATCAAAGATGGTTCCTATGTACGTCTTAAAACCATTCAGTTGGGTTATTCGTTGCCAACCTCCTTGCTTGAAAAGGCTTCATTACAACGTTTACGCTTGTTTGTAACAGCCGAAAACCTCTTCACATTCACCTCATATGATGGATTTGATCCGGAAATTGCAGCGGGAGATTACTTTAATATCGGAGTAGACAAAGGTATCTATCCTCAGTCGAGAACAATTTCAGTAGGTGCAAACCTTACTTTCTAA
- a CDS encoding helix-turn-helix and ligand-binding sensor domain-containing protein → MYKNRIIYTLSLLLLLSSDLLAEWNHFVTNYKKELFGKGSQTWQIKAFNENWIYFGNKNGLLQYDGSEWNRFPIHNETDVRSVFVSEKLNRIYVGGDSEFGYFTPNASGNLQYVNLSDSLPPTQRFNGAYWGVYHVENLFYYVADWVVVKQYGDEFSLVPSVGKIDCSAVINSTLYIGTTKGVFVLVGNKFFPLSGGDKLIGKHIRSIAPYQSGMLVATALDGLYYVEGTTVTPLVTGAEAFLRSNEVFSMAVSGNMLAIGTVRRGLVLVNLQNHKIKFYNERNGLQNNTVLYIAFDKRNNLWLGLDNGIDYISLDTPFTTLYTYPYSSGAGYASVIYKGFLYLGTNSGVYRTSWPVRFGELSAEIEFIPQFSGQVWDLKEIDGKLFCMHDKGLYILDGKTIESVPGLRGMWTCTKSPGNPSKLWAGGYEGMYVLEKVADKWRVKAKLEGVNDWFKNFEFESPEVAWIRNTSEGPLRIEIDTVACKVTRSRFYTLRDGLMSTRNLYISKLGKTLYFSTDSGLYTYNAGKDKMELSSAIPQSFPHSILKQYGDSVIGLDRNGIGVLKFNKEGRVLSSMMFPINHKQMDFIRYYETFQLINDSTVIIPNEYGFSLLDLTYNKPKEDNNELFIKKVYTSFPKDILLYSANFMGMEAVPEIEYRNNSLRFEYTLHAFDREKSVMYRYRLSPNGSWSEPSASESKEFSNLREGSYTFELESIDSDGSVSQTSFSFVILPPWYRSMWAYFVYFMFLVVIAYFVYRLDEWRIRRKKLFELAEKEKAMRLKEEQFIKTTTLQENEIMRLNNEKLQYELKHKSQEMANLTINFVRKNEILTDIKEDLFKVMEEMRGEPFVKVKRMLVNVNSRIDSNMQSDDLLKRFEEQFDLVHNNFMTKLSERHPDLTLSERKMCAFLKMDLSSKEMAPLLNISVRGVEAMRYRLRKRIGLEREINLLEYLNSIE, encoded by the coding sequence ATGTATAAGAACCGAATCATATATACCCTGAGCTTGCTATTATTACTCTCTTCCGATTTGCTTGCGGAATGGAACCATTTTGTCACAAATTACAAGAAAGAGCTTTTTGGCAAAGGTTCTCAGACATGGCAGATAAAGGCATTCAACGAAAACTGGATCTATTTTGGTAATAAGAACGGACTGCTTCAATACGATGGGAGCGAATGGAACCGTTTCCCCATCCACAACGAAACGGATGTAAGATCTGTATTTGTTTCCGAAAAGCTGAACCGTATTTATGTGGGTGGCGATAGTGAATTCGGATATTTTACACCCAACGCGAGCGGCAATCTGCAGTATGTGAACCTTTCGGATTCACTTCCTCCTACCCAGCGGTTCAACGGGGCCTACTGGGGTGTGTACCATGTTGAGAATCTATTTTATTATGTGGCCGACTGGGTGGTCGTTAAGCAGTACGGCGACGAGTTCAGCCTGGTGCCTTCGGTTGGAAAGATCGATTGCTCGGCAGTTATAAACAGCACGCTGTATATCGGTACCACAAAAGGAGTTTTTGTATTGGTGGGAAATAAATTCTTTCCTCTTTCGGGAGGTGATAAACTGATAGGGAAGCATATCCGTAGCATAGCCCCTTATCAATCCGGTATGTTGGTGGCTACAGCGCTGGATGGACTTTATTACGTGGAAGGGACGACGGTGACTCCTCTTGTAACAGGTGCAGAGGCTTTTCTCCGATCCAATGAGGTCTTTTCCATGGCTGTTTCGGGAAATATGCTGGCCATCGGTACGGTGCGCCGGGGACTTGTACTCGTGAACCTGCAGAATCATAAGATAAAATTTTACAATGAAAGGAACGGTTTGCAGAACAATACGGTTTTGTATATCGCCTTTGATAAACGAAACAATCTTTGGCTGGGTCTTGATAATGGCATTGATTATATTTCGTTGGATACCCCTTTCACCACGCTGTATACCTATCCGTATTCGTCCGGTGCAGGCTATGCCTCCGTTATTTACAAAGGTTTTCTCTATCTGGGTACCAATAGCGGCGTTTATCGTACCTCCTGGCCTGTCCGTTTTGGAGAATTATCGGCCGAGATAGAGTTTATCCCTCAGTTTAGCGGACAGGTCTGGGACTTAAAGGAGATAGACGGAAAACTATTTTGCATGCATGACAAGGGCCTCTACATTCTGGATGGTAAAACCATTGAATCCGTTCCCGGGTTAAGGGGGATGTGGACCTGTACAAAGTCGCCGGGCAATCCGTCCAAGTTGTGGGCAGGAGGTTATGAAGGGATGTATGTATTGGAAAAAGTTGCTGATAAGTGGCGTGTTAAAGCAAAGCTGGAGGGGGTGAACGACTGGTTTAAGAACTTTGAGTTTGAGTCGCCCGAAGTAGCCTGGATCCGTAATACTTCTGAAGGCCCCCTGCGTATTGAGATTGATACGGTTGCCTGTAAGGTGACCCGGAGCCGGTTTTATACCCTGAGGGATGGATTGATGTCCACCCGCAATCTTTATATCAGCAAGCTGGGGAAGACTCTCTATTTCTCAACCGATTCTGGGCTATACACTTACAATGCCGGAAAAGATAAAATGGAACTCAGTTCTGCTATTCCCCAGTCTTTTCCTCATTCGATATTGAAGCAATACGGCGATTCGGTCATCGGGCTGGATCGCAACGGCATCGGGGTGCTTAAGTTCAACAAAGAGGGAAGGGTGCTTTCATCGATGATGTTCCCTATTAACCACAAGCAGATGGATTTTATCCGCTACTATGAAACCTTTCAGCTGATAAACGATTCGACGGTGATCATTCCCAATGAATATGGCTTTTCTCTGCTGGATCTGACGTACAACAAACCGAAAGAGGATAACAACGAACTGTTTATTAAAAAGGTTTACACCTCTTTCCCCAAGGATATCCTCCTTTACAGCGCCAATTTTATGGGAATGGAGGCTGTTCCGGAAATTGAATATAGGAACAACTCCCTTCGCTTTGAATATACGCTTCATGCCTTCGACAGGGAGAAAAGTGTGATGTACCGCTACAGACTGAGTCCTAATGGCTCATGGTCTGAGCCTTCGGCTTCCGAATCAAAGGAATTCAGTAATTTAAGGGAAGGCAGTTATACCTTCGAACTTGAGTCCATCGATTCGGATGGTTCGGTATCGCAGACCTCCTTTTCCTTTGTTATTCTACCTCCGTGGTATCGTTCCATGTGGGCCTATTTTGTGTATTTTATGTTTTTGGTTGTTATTGCCTATTTTGTCTATCGTTTGGATGAATGGCGAATCCGCCGTAAGAAGCTTTTCGAACTGGCCGAAAAAGAAAAAGCTATGCGTCTGAAAGAAGAGCAGTTTATTAAGACGACCACCCTTCAGGAAAACGAGATCATGCGCCTGAACAACGAGAAACTCCAATACGAGTTGAAGCATAAGAGTCAGGAGATGGCCAATCTTACCATAAACTTTGTAAGGAAGAATGAGATTCTGACCGACATAAAGGAAGATCTTTTCAAGGTGATGGAGGAGATGCGGGGAGAACCTTTTGTAAAGGTGAAACGTATGCTTGTCAACGTTAACAGCCGAATCGATTCCAATATGCAGTCCGACGATCTGCTCAAACGGTTCGAGGAGCAATTCGACCTGGTTCATAATAATTTTATGACCAAGCTGAGCGAAAGACATCCCGATCTTACCCTTAGCGAACGTAAGATGTGTGCCTTCCTTAAGATGGATTTATCATCTAAAGAGATGGCTCCGCTTCTAAATATATCCGTAAGAGGAGTAGAAGCCATGCGATACAGATTACGCAAACGAATTGGTCTTGAACGTGAAATAAATTTACTTGAGTATTTAAACTCAATTGAATAA